One window of the Periophthalmus magnuspinnatus isolate fPerMag1 chromosome 6, fPerMag1.2.pri, whole genome shotgun sequence genome contains the following:
- the zfpm1 gene encoding zinc finger protein ZFPM1, with protein sequence MSRRKQSKPRQIKRSMGDLDSGEENNADNMSLSGEEGGASDPEDSTEDRDSASPQPYTPGYSEEPHGQDSRGGPDEEDQVDEQAPISSDEEEDEGEEKADGQQWSGPDELQMTEEGEVCTILSRTDLHQDTVWGPYPGTVQSESSTENQEAQGPTVTMTCEDSNCWITRLPLTADAPSANCTVYSQGKELFCKLTRALVAGESLVALLSGHPTPSADPPEHLSPPLSLVTHKQHPVVKEEPVYPAALHSEIQLLPQQAGMAAILATAVVNKDIFPCKDCGIWYRSERNLQAHLMYYCASRQKQPAAAISPPQEKPKEPYPNERICPFPQCNKSCPSASSLEIHMRTHSGERPFVCLICLSAFTTKANCERHLKVHTDTVNGVCLGCGFVSTTRDILYSHLVTSHMVCQPGSRSEVYSPGPGLPKLPLSIGLSPGDSGVVLKCQVCGHNSESPSQLQQHVRTHLEVRVPAERSPTPRQSTPSSDHAQPQASPKEREPLACVPNPDSSSPGANGSAATTPVPEAAASLRIKEEPQSDTEDQHMEVREDGEVSGAEQLEESRPETKQRELSNSSSSPKSPATTVKAEPTSPTPGSSPAHVGGATSVLPGGALFLPQYMFNPEAAILPQASEILAKMSEMVHSRIKQGQALPPNSPTAFFPTGPTAPTASATPPLKGATCFECDITFNNINNYYAHKRLYCSGRHQAEPSTAPASVPSVGATTSPQGGTTSREASASPTHSDPAAGSGAESRHRVEVKPDTPVEREGVTSSPEGEGGSGGAGGGRASEGSQSPASGSAEDPEDDPNRTFCVACNIRFSRHENYTVHKRFYCASRHDPSNQRSGHMAKVNAFMPQPIRTRKRKKMYEIHMARTQALAAAAAAATAASSAAASAPSPSVLGLPLQPEGSPNGTEASSPEGDGPIDLSKRPRRTEVSRHSSSLLPALPLSDYHKCTACSISFNSIENYLAHKTYYCPATSLQAQTLEQLHRLKRSASTSPKSRSLERSDFLHPVEAKVSPSERLNQACVTSPSAYPSAISPADAPSLSSPKGTGACSPMACPYCPNRPLTGDLMEHFRSVHGLVVKVKSPRDMSPCTSPMEEASTSPCEPSGGPRLSRVHRDGVNGQGAGGTASPLLNGGPSADGSRSSGSPQPLSPPRASSLTVSPLPEVKRESHTADEASSPVPPPKTQVISPLQNGNTRFCRLCNIKFSSLSTFIAHKKYYCSSHSAEHVK encoded by the exons ACGAGCTGCAGATGACTGAAGAAGGTGAGGTTTGCACCATTCTGTCTCGCACTGACCTCCATCAGGACACTGTGTGGGGGCCCTATCCTGGAAcggtccaatcagaaagcagcacAGAGAACCAGGAAGCACAG ggCCCTACAGTGACCATGACCTGTGAGGATTCTAACTGTTGGATCACCAGACTCCCTTTAACTGCTGATGCCCCATCTGCCAACTGCACTGTCTATAGCCAGG GTAAAGAGTTGTTCTGTAAGTTGACTAGGGCCCTGGTAGCAGGTGAGAGTCTTGTAGCGTTGCTGTCTGGACATCCCACCCCCTCTGCAGACCCCCCGGAGCACCTGTCCCCTCCCCTAAGCCTGGTCACTCACAAGCAGCACCCTGTGGTGAAAGAGGAGCCTGTTTACCCCGCTGCTCTGCACTCGGAGATCCAGCTCCTTCCTCAGCAGGCCGGCATGGCAGCCATTTTAGCCACTGCTGTTGTTAATA AGGACATCTTTCCCTGTAAAGACTGTGGGATCTGGTACCGCAGTGAGAGGAACCTCCAGGCACACCTCATGTACTACTGTGCCAGCCGTCAAAAGCAGCCCGCTGCTGCCATCTCTCCTCCACAGGAAAAACCAAAGGAGCCATACCCCAACGAACGCATCTGCCCTTTCCCACAGTGTAACAAGAGCTGCCCCAGCGCCAGCTCTCTAGAAATCCATATGCGCACACACAGCG GTGAACGTCCATTTGTCTGTCTCATCTGTCTATCAGCTTTTACCACAAAAGCGAACTGTGAGCGCCACCTAAAGGTTCACACTGACACTGTCAATGGAGTGTGTCTGGGCTGTGGCTTTGTCTCCACCACTAGAGACATCCTGTACAGCCACCTGGTCACCAGCCACATGGTGTGCCAGCCAGGGTCCCGCAGTGAGGTCTACTCTCCAGGACCAGGCCTGCCTAAATTACCTTTATCCATTG GTCTAAGTCCTGGAGACTCGGGTGTGGTGTTGAAATGCCAGGTGTGTGGACATAACTCTGAGTCCCCTTCCCAGCTCCAGCAGCATGTCCGCACCCATTTGGAAGTGCGGGTCCCTGCTGAAAGAAGCCCCACACCACGCCAGAGCACTCCATCTTCAGACCATGCACAACCTCAAGCTTCTCCGAAAGAGAGGGAGCCCCTGGCCTGTGTTCCAAACCCTGACTCATCCAGTCCTGGTGCAAATGGAAGTGCTGCCACAACCCCAGTTCCTGAAGCAGCCGCCAGCCTTCGAATCAAAGAGGAGCCCCAGTCAGACACAGAGGACCAGCACATGGAGGTGAGGGAAGATGGAGAGGTGTCAGGGGCAGAGCAGCTGGAGGAATCTAGGCCAGAAACAAAGCAACGAGAATTATCAAACTCCTCAAGTTCTCCTAAAAGTCCAGCCACCACCGTGAAGGCAGAACCGACAAGCCCAACCCCTGGTTCAAGCCCTGCGCATGTTGGAGGAGCTACGTCAGTTCTTCCAGGGGGAGCATTGTTTCTTCCCCAGTACATGTTCAACCCAGAGGCAGCCATTTTACCACAGGCCTCAGAGATCCTGGCCAAGATGTCAGAGATGGTCCACAGTCGTATCAAACAAGGCCAGGCACTGCCTCCGAACAGTCCCACTGCATTCTTCCCTACAGGACCAACTGCCCCCACAGCATCTGCAACCCCGCCTCTTAAAGGTGCTACCTGCtttgagtgtgacatcacctttAACAACATCAATAACTACTATGCACATAAGAGACTGTACTGCTCTGGTCGTCACCAAGCAGAGCCCAGCACAGCTCCTGCTAGTGTGCCTTCTGTAGGAGCAACCACTTCTCCACAAGGGGGCACCACAAGCAGAGAAGCCTCTGCCTCTCCCACACACTCTGACCCCGCTGCAGGGAGCGGAGCAGAAAGCAGACACAGAGTGGAGGTAAAGCCTGATACTCCAGTGGAAAGGGAGGGTGTAACCTCCTCtccagagggagaggggggcagTGGGGGTGCAGGAGGGGGCAGAGCCAGTGAGGGCAGCCAGAGTCCTGCCAGTGGATCTGCAGAAGACCCAGAGGATGATCCCAACCGGACCTTCTGTGTGGCCTGCAACATTCGCTTCAGTCGCCACGAGAACTACACTGTTCACAAGCGCTTCTACTGTGCATCCCGACATGATCCCTCGAACCAGCGGTCAGGGCACATGGCCAAGGTCAATGCCTTCATGCCCCAGCCCATCCGCACTCGCAAGAGGAAGAAGATGTACGAGATCCACATGGCCCGCACCCAGGCTCTGgctgctgctgcagctgctgccactgctgcctcctctgctgctgcctctgcccCATCGCCCTCAGTGCTGGGACTCCCCCTGCAGCCGGAGGGCTCTCCTAATGGGACAGAGGCGTCCAGTCCAGAGGGGGATGGCCCCATAGACCTGAGCAAAAGGCCTCGGCGGACAGAGGTTAGCCGTCATAGCAGCAGCCTTCTCCCTGCTCTGCCCCTCTCAGACTATCATAAGTGCACTGCCTGCAGCATCAGCTTCAACAGTATCGAGAACTATTTGGCCCATAAGACCTATTACTGTCCGGCCACCTCTCTGCAAGCCCAGACACTGGAACAGCTCCACCGGCTCAAAAGATCAGCTTCTACCTCTCCTAAGAGCAGGTCCCTGGAGCGGTCAGACTTCCTGCACCCTGTGGAGGCTAAGGTTTCCCCCTCAGAGAGACTGAATCAGGCTTGTGTTACCTCACCCAGTGCTTACCCCTCTGCCATTTCTCCTGCTGATGCCCCCTCTCTCAGCTCCCCCAAAGGGACAGGGGCCTGTTCCCCAATGGCCTGCCCATACTGCCCCAACAGGCCACTCACTGGTGATCTGATGGAGCACTTCCGAAGTGTTCATGGACTGGTGGTGAAAGTCAAGTCCCCCAGAGACATGAGCCCCTGCACCAGTCCCATGGAGGAGGCCAGTACCTCCCCCTGTGAGCCCTCAGGGGGGCCACGGCTTTCACGGGTCCACAGAGACGGTGTCAATGGACAGGGAGCAGGTGGGACAGCGTCCCCTCTGTTAAATGGAGGCCCTTCTGCCGATGGCTCACGTTCGTCTGGATCACCTcagcctctgtctcctcccAGAGCCTCATCTCTGACTGTGTCCCCGCTCCCAGAGGTGAAGAGGGAGTCCCATACAGCAGACGAAGCCTCCTCTCCTGTGCCTCCTCCCAAAACCCAGGTGATCTCCCCGCTCCAGAACGGAAACACTCGCTTCTGCCGTTTGTGCAACATTAAGTTCAGCAGCCTGTCCACTTTTATAGCTCATAAGAAGTACTACTGCTCCTCTCACAGTGCAGAACATGTCAAATGA